In a genomic window of Komagataeibacter sp. FNDCF1:
- a CDS encoding ParA family protein: MKILAIAMQKGGVAKSWLTRSLSVVASHEGLNVLVIDMDSQQSTVAWSERREAETPLVQFSTERELPAILKRASEAGCDLVFIDTPPARSTEAPAAVDAADMVLIPCTPDIEAYEQVARTERLARLAGKPALAILTMTQPSGKSEQEIAQEVFASMNLEMALPTIARLKAHRDAAREGRTATETEADSRAAREIAALWMCIKERLNIRTSAIVHNCTREQVQK; this comes from the coding sequence ATGAAAATACTAGCAATAGCAATGCAAAAAGGGGGCGTTGCAAAATCGTGGCTGACGCGATCCCTATCTGTTGTGGCCTCTCATGAAGGGTTAAACGTGCTAGTCATCGATATGGACAGCCAGCAATCCACAGTCGCATGGAGCGAGCGTAGAGAGGCGGAAACTCCACTTGTGCAGTTCTCGACGGAAAGAGAGTTGCCTGCGATCCTAAAAAGGGCATCTGAGGCTGGGTGTGATCTTGTGTTTATTGATACTCCGCCAGCTCGTAGCACAGAGGCTCCCGCTGCTGTGGACGCAGCTGACATGGTGCTTATACCGTGCACCCCCGACATCGAAGCTTATGAACAAGTTGCACGTACTGAACGCCTGGCCCGTTTAGCAGGGAAGCCTGCTCTTGCAATTCTGACTATGACCCAGCCTTCTGGCAAGTCTGAGCAGGAGATTGCTCAAGAAGTTTTTGCCAGCATGAACCTAGAAATGGCCTTACCCACCATTGCACGCCTGAAAGCTCATCGAGACGCCGCCCGTGAAGGTAGGACAGCAACAGAAACCGAGGCAGATAGCCGCGCTGCTCGAGAGATTGCTGCACTTTGGATGTGCATAAAAGAACGATTGAACATTAGAACGAGTGCAATTGTGCACAATTGCACTCGTGAACA